Proteins from a single region of Stigmatella erecta:
- a CDS encoding Hsp70 family protein: MADKPRIVGIDLGTTNTLVASVRNRIPKIVPTDRGNLILPSVVALSPKGDLLVGGVAKDQMVTNSKNTLYGTKRLIGRKYHSKVVEELKGYFNYDIVEGPDGDAAVMLGGTMYSLPHVSSLILKQLKTIAEQFLGGPITEAVISVPAYYNNNQRNAVKEAGALAGFDVKRIVSEPTAAAMAYGFNRGLDQKILVYDLGGGTFDVSVLQLTGNVFEVLATGGDTFLGGADFDNRVMDYLLEQFREQTKVDLSQDPVALPRIKNAAESAKIDLTLRLNVLIELPYIGERKGKPLDLRIPLTREVLNALTGDLVDRTFEICDRVLEEKGIKRSEIDEIILVGGQSRMPLVQQKIQEHFGKPPRKGVHPDECVALGAALLGDSLGSIDSVTLMDVLSMPIGYGLPDGRVKHIIEKNLQLPLTRSFRLPSPMDPGAPFIELDIFQGDSDYMVDNEYLGTVRVPAASAGRKIDFKLTGECLLQVLVDDGTSSNEVALATRDTPEALKKAIEEALSREVPPENEPKKASGGLLSSLTRVFRRR, encoded by the coding sequence ATGGCGGACAAACCACGCATCGTCGGGATTGACCTGGGGACGACCAACACGTTGGTCGCGTCTGTGCGCAACCGCATCCCGAAGATCGTCCCCACCGATCGCGGCAACCTCATCCTGCCGTCGGTGGTCGCGCTGTCGCCCAAGGGAGACCTGCTGGTGGGAGGGGTGGCCAAGGACCAGATGGTCACCAACTCCAAGAACACGCTCTATGGCACCAAGCGCCTCATCGGGCGCAAGTACCACTCCAAGGTGGTCGAGGAGCTCAAGGGCTACTTCAACTACGACATCGTCGAGGGCCCGGACGGGGACGCGGCGGTGATGCTCGGCGGGACGATGTACTCCCTGCCGCACGTCTCCAGCCTGATCCTCAAGCAGCTCAAGACCATCGCCGAGCAGTTCCTCGGCGGGCCCATCACCGAGGCGGTCATCTCGGTCCCGGCCTACTACAACAACAACCAGCGCAACGCGGTGAAGGAAGCCGGGGCGCTGGCGGGCTTCGACGTCAAGCGCATCGTCAGCGAGCCCACCGCGGCGGCCATGGCCTACGGCTTCAACCGGGGCCTGGACCAGAAGATCCTCGTCTACGACCTGGGCGGGGGCACCTTCGACGTCTCCGTGCTGCAGCTCACCGGCAACGTCTTCGAGGTGCTGGCCACCGGGGGGGACACCTTCCTGGGCGGCGCGGACTTCGACAACCGGGTGATGGACTACCTGCTGGAGCAGTTCCGCGAGCAGACCAAGGTGGACCTCTCGCAGGACCCGGTGGCCCTGCCGCGCATCAAGAACGCTGCCGAGAGCGCGAAGATCGATCTCACCCTGCGCCTCAACGTCCTCATCGAGCTGCCCTACATCGGCGAGCGCAAGGGCAAGCCCCTGGACCTGCGCATTCCCCTGACCCGCGAGGTGCTCAACGCCCTCACGGGAGACCTGGTGGACCGCACCTTCGAGATCTGCGATCGGGTGCTGGAAGAGAAGGGCATCAAGCGCTCGGAGATCGACGAGATCATCCTGGTGGGCGGCCAGAGCCGCATGCCGCTCGTGCAGCAGAAGATCCAGGAGCACTTCGGCAAGCCGCCGCGCAAGGGGGTTCACCCGGACGAGTGCGTGGCGCTGGGCGCCGCGCTGCTGGGCGACTCGCTGGGCAGCATCGACTCGGTGACGCTGATGGACGTGCTGTCCATGCCCATCGGCTACGGGCTGCCGGACGGGCGGGTGAAGCACATCATCGAGAAGAACCTGCAGCTGCCCCTGACGCGCAGCTTCCGCTTGCCCTCCCCGATGGACCCCGGCGCGCCCTTCATCGAGCTGGACATCTTCCAGGGCGACAGCGACTACATGGTGGACAACGAGTACCTGGGGACGGTGCGGGTCCCCGCGGCCTCGGCGGGGCGGAAGATCGACTTCAAGCTGACGGGGGAGTGCCTCCTGCAGGTGCTGGTGGACGATGGAACCTCCAGCAACGAGGTGGCCCTGGCGACCCGGGACACGCCGGAAGCATTGAAGAAGGCCATCGAGGAGGCCCTGTCGCGCGAGGTCCCTCCCGAGAATGAGCCGAAGAAGGCCAGCGGGGGGCTCCTGTCGAGCCTCACCCGGGTCTTCCGCAGGCGCTAA
- a CDS encoding CHAP domain-containing protein, with amino-acid sequence MRLISLVAGMLWMTGCATGGPLGGQMAFEGLRYRPLTPSAAPRDIPEEVEPSEPALAQAPAAESPRAPASAPKPAPRGARTPSKKKAASASPRGAASARETVLATARGLVGQSKVTVKGRPYPADCTGLVEAAYASAGISLRGSSKSGDNGVTALYRYAQAQGGVYTRGTPTPGDIVFFRETYDQNRDGRRNDGLTHVGLVDKVAADGTVTVIHRVQRGVVRYRMNLARPGAAKDPRSGQVINDTLRAPSSGRPFALTGQLFSAYATVLPAPAPVAVASR; translated from the coding sequence ATGAGGCTCATCTCGCTGGTAGCGGGCATGCTGTGGATGACGGGGTGTGCCACGGGCGGCCCGCTGGGCGGCCAGATGGCCTTCGAGGGGCTGCGCTACCGCCCCCTCACCCCCTCTGCGGCGCCCCGCGACATTCCCGAGGAGGTGGAGCCCTCGGAGCCCGCCCTGGCCCAGGCACCCGCGGCGGAGTCCCCGCGCGCCCCCGCTTCCGCCCCCAAGCCCGCCCCCCGCGGGGCCCGGACCCCCTCGAAGAAGAAGGCCGCCTCCGCCAGCCCCCGCGGAGCGGCCTCGGCCCGGGAGACGGTGCTCGCCACGGCCCGGGGGTTGGTGGGCCAATCGAAGGTGACGGTGAAGGGCCGCCCCTACCCGGCCGACTGCACCGGCCTCGTCGAGGCCGCCTACGCCTCGGCGGGCATCTCGCTCCGGGGCAGCTCGAAGTCAGGGGACAACGGCGTCACCGCGCTCTACCGGTACGCCCAGGCCCAGGGCGGGGTGTACACCCGCGGCACGCCCACCCCCGGGGACATCGTCTTCTTCCGGGAGACGTACGACCAAAACCGCGATGGGCGGCGCAATGACGGGCTCACCCACGTGGGGCTGGTGGACAAGGTGGCGGCCGATGGCACCGTCACCGTCATCCACCGCGTCCAGCGGGGCGTGGTCCGCTACCGCATGAACCTGGCCCGCCCGGGCGCCGCCAAGGATCCCCGCAGCGGCCAGGTCATCAACGACACGCTGCGGGCGCCCAGCTCCGGGAGGCCCTTTGCCCTCACCGGACAGCTCTTCTCCGCCTACGCCACCGTGCTGCCTGCTCCCGCGCCGGTGGCCGTGGCCAGCCGCTAA
- a CDS encoding HEAT repeat domain-containing protein, with the protein MAKLLPLVVLLLLTSCASGAYQRAKEADTVEAYRAFLREHPKDTLAEAVQVRIEELEFAEARKLHTVVAYKRFLEAYPEAAQARAAGALLEGLRFNAAKEADTVAGWRQFLADHPEGAQREEAKRLLGEAERAELASTQDTRQLSSFLKGAEGDPRRLEVEDRLDAQAFEQARASGAAKLFAYLREFPAGSHREQAKVALLRLEMEGLLVSGLLEEVEARLKTNPLAPLLPDWPQRMARARAEREACESREPLAQAVQAGYYLRELGDLERALGAPDPLDRWEAAEELGQHVSVRALEPLLTAFRTARNPLIRLRALESLQSVLRALPREVAGYEVASRLEGLRERASSAEVYLTIAALLDLTGQLEQAATEYQRAFDAGAPDPVVLRRWVQLRQERRQSFSAAVAARQLSLWALGAAREEVVSAEGGIPLASARQLCAAAENARFAAGVIAQIRQTATEFPEDVEGFGLLAADAVRLSEARLADAELLLRERNPHARLCRDRQVRERLDSAVKERTAALEAVGTKLPKLAHQLLAVVKERDPVPEVRAVAAARLAALERPGH; encoded by the coding sequence ATGGCCAAGCTCTTGCCCCTGGTGGTCCTGCTGCTGCTCACAAGCTGTGCGTCCGGAGCCTATCAGCGGGCCAAGGAGGCCGACACGGTGGAGGCCTACCGGGCCTTTCTCCGGGAGCATCCGAAGGACACGCTCGCCGAGGCGGTGCAGGTGCGCATCGAGGAGCTGGAGTTCGCCGAGGCGCGGAAGCTTCACACGGTGGTGGCCTACAAGCGCTTCCTGGAGGCCTACCCGGAGGCGGCGCAGGCCCGGGCGGCGGGCGCGCTGCTGGAGGGGCTGCGCTTCAACGCCGCGAAGGAGGCAGACACGGTGGCGGGGTGGCGGCAGTTCCTGGCGGACCACCCGGAGGGCGCCCAGCGCGAGGAGGCGAAGCGGCTGCTGGGCGAGGCGGAGCGCGCGGAGCTGGCCTCGACCCAGGACACGCGGCAGCTCTCGTCCTTTCTGAAGGGCGCGGAGGGGGATCCCCGGCGGCTGGAGGTCGAGGACCGGCTGGACGCGCAGGCCTTTGAGCAGGCACGGGCCTCGGGGGCGGCCAAGCTCTTCGCGTACCTGAGGGAGTTCCCGGCGGGCAGCCACCGGGAGCAGGCCAAGGTGGCGCTCTTGCGCCTGGAGATGGAAGGGCTGCTCGTGTCGGGGCTCCTGGAAGAGGTGGAGGCGCGGCTGAAGACGAACCCGCTGGCGCCCCTGCTGCCGGACTGGCCCCAGCGGATGGCCCGGGCGCGGGCCGAGCGCGAGGCGTGTGAGTCCCGGGAGCCGCTGGCCCAGGCGGTCCAGGCCGGGTACTACCTCCGGGAGCTGGGAGACCTCGAACGGGCGCTGGGCGCGCCGGATCCCCTGGACCGGTGGGAGGCGGCGGAGGAGCTGGGCCAGCACGTCTCGGTGCGGGCCCTGGAGCCGCTCTTGACGGCCTTCCGGACCGCGCGCAACCCGCTCATCCGCCTGCGGGCGCTGGAGAGCCTCCAGAGCGTGCTACGGGCCCTGCCCCGGGAGGTCGCCGGGTACGAGGTGGCCTCGCGGCTGGAGGGCCTGCGCGAGCGGGCGAGCAGCGCGGAGGTGTACCTCACCATCGCGGCCTTGCTGGACTTGACGGGACAGCTCGAGCAGGCGGCCACCGAGTACCAGCGGGCCTTCGACGCGGGGGCGCCGGATCCGGTGGTGCTGCGCCGCTGGGTGCAGCTGCGCCAGGAGCGGCGCCAGTCCTTCTCGGCGGCGGTGGCGGCGCGGCAGCTCTCGCTGTGGGCGCTCGGGGCGGCGCGCGAGGAGGTGGTGTCCGCCGAGGGGGGCATTCCCCTGGCCTCGGCCCGGCAGCTCTGCGCGGCGGCGGAGAACGCGCGGTTCGCCGCGGGGGTCATCGCCCAGATCCGCCAGACGGCGACGGAGTTCCCCGAGGACGTGGAGGGCTTCGGCCTGCTGGCGGCGGACGCGGTGCGGCTGTCGGAGGCCCGGCTGGCGGACGCGGAGCTGCTGCTGCGCGAGCGCAACCCCCACGCGCGGCTGTGCCGGGACCGGCAGGTGCGCGAGCGCCTGGACAGCGCGGTGAAGGAGCGCACGGCGGCGCTGGAGGCGGTGGGGACGAAGTTGCCGAAGCTGGCCCACCAGCTGCTGGCCGTGGTGAAGGAGCGGGATCCGGTGCCGGAGGTCCGCGCCGTGGCCGCCGCCCGCCTGGCTGCCCTGGAGCGCCCGGGGCACTGA
- a CDS encoding ATP-dependent helicase, whose amino-acid sequence MATRTYTLKVTQAKPRLKIDYAALLNEEQLRAVEAGDGPVLVIAGAGTGKTRTLTFRVARLLERGVPPEGMLLLTFTNKAAREMTRRVEELAGGFVDVRRILGGTFHHAAHALLRQFAPTLGFAPSFTVLDREDARDLMASCVAERKVSRERRFPRAEVVLDLVSTAINLQKSLAEVLVDRRPQFLPLAEEVLAVGQRFQQRKQQMNLMDFDDLLLHLKRLLAEHPPVRTQLTERFQCVLVDEYQDTNRLQGDLVDLLVGERKNLTVVGDDCQSIYSFRGADFTNIIDFPQRYPGCGVYPLTRNYRSTPQILTLANASITLNQRQFHKQLTASRQPGVPPVVVPTRDADEQATFVAQRVLELREEGLPLEEMAVLYRAHSHSLELQIELTRRGIPFRVRSGVRFFEQAHIKDVLAHLRLVHNSGDELAFKRVVKLVSGVGQATAEALWTALSAVPSAPSFKEALSHPDVRAQVPRRASAGFARFTALMTRLTREDAARTPGQLIEDVLRGGYGEYLRDEFGADGRREEDIRQLAEYAGRFEDLPRFLSEIALVSEFAAEDTVETEAPDEFLTLSTVHQAKGLEWGAVFVIWLAEGRFPMVNATRDAEEEEEERRLFYVAVTRAKDELALTYPLTTNPQDGTRIIVRQSRFIEELPVGDEAPYDRLILEELETPELPRLEGGKPPKPGPDALD is encoded by the coding sequence ATGGCCACCCGCACCTACACGCTCAAGGTCACCCAGGCCAAGCCCCGCCTGAAGATCGACTACGCGGCGCTCCTCAACGAGGAGCAGCTCCGGGCGGTCGAGGCGGGCGACGGGCCGGTGCTGGTCATCGCCGGGGCGGGCACGGGCAAGACGCGCACGCTGACGTTCCGGGTGGCGCGGCTGCTGGAGCGCGGGGTGCCGCCCGAGGGGATGCTGCTGCTCACCTTCACCAACAAGGCGGCCCGGGAGATGACCCGGCGGGTGGAGGAGCTGGCCGGAGGCTTCGTGGACGTGCGCCGGATTCTGGGCGGCACCTTCCACCATGCGGCCCATGCCCTGCTGCGCCAGTTCGCCCCCACGCTGGGCTTCGCGCCCTCCTTCACGGTCCTGGACCGGGAGGATGCGAGGGACCTGATGGCCTCGTGCGTCGCCGAGCGCAAGGTCTCCCGCGAGCGGCGCTTCCCGCGCGCCGAGGTGGTGTTGGATCTCGTCTCCACGGCCATCAACCTGCAGAAGTCCCTGGCGGAGGTGCTGGTGGACCGCCGGCCGCAGTTCCTGCCCCTGGCGGAGGAGGTGCTGGCGGTGGGGCAGCGCTTCCAGCAGCGCAAGCAGCAGATGAACCTGATGGACTTCGATGACCTGCTGCTGCACCTCAAGCGGCTGCTGGCCGAGCACCCCCCGGTGCGCACCCAGCTCACCGAGCGGTTCCAGTGCGTGCTGGTGGACGAGTACCAGGACACCAACCGCCTCCAGGGGGACCTGGTGGACCTGCTCGTGGGCGAGCGCAAGAACCTGACGGTGGTGGGGGACGACTGCCAGTCCATCTACAGCTTCCGGGGCGCGGACTTCACCAACATCATCGATTTCCCGCAGCGCTACCCGGGGTGTGGGGTGTACCCGCTCACGCGCAACTACCGCTCCACGCCGCAGATCCTCACGCTGGCCAATGCCTCCATCACCCTCAACCAGCGCCAGTTCCACAAGCAGCTCACCGCTTCGCGGCAGCCCGGGGTTCCGCCGGTGGTGGTGCCCACCCGGGATGCGGACGAGCAGGCCACCTTCGTCGCCCAGCGCGTCCTGGAGCTGCGCGAGGAGGGCCTGCCGCTGGAGGAGATGGCGGTGCTCTACCGGGCCCACAGCCACTCCCTGGAGCTTCAGATCGAGCTGACCCGGCGGGGCATCCCCTTCCGGGTGCGCTCGGGGGTGCGCTTCTTCGAGCAGGCCCACATCAAGGATGTGCTCGCCCACCTGCGGCTGGTCCACAATTCCGGAGACGAGCTGGCCTTCAAGCGCGTGGTGAAGCTCGTCTCCGGGGTGGGGCAGGCCACGGCGGAAGCCCTGTGGACCGCGCTGAGCGCGGTGCCCTCGGCGCCTTCATTCAAGGAGGCGCTGAGCCACCCGGACGTGCGCGCCCAGGTGCCCCGGCGGGCCTCGGCGGGGTTTGCCCGCTTCACGGCGCTGATGACCCGGCTCACCCGGGAGGACGCGGCCCGGACGCCGGGCCAGCTCATCGAGGACGTGCTGCGGGGGGGCTACGGGGAGTACCTCCGGGACGAGTTCGGGGCCGACGGCCGCCGGGAGGAGGACATCCGCCAGCTGGCGGAGTACGCCGGGCGCTTCGAGGACCTGCCCCGGTTCCTGTCGGAGATCGCCCTGGTGTCCGAGTTCGCCGCCGAGGACACCGTGGAGACGGAGGCGCCGGACGAGTTCCTCACCCTGTCCACGGTCCACCAGGCCAAGGGGCTGGAGTGGGGGGCGGTGTTCGTCATCTGGCTGGCCGAGGGGCGCTTTCCCATGGTGAATGCCACCCGGGACGCGGAGGAAGAGGAGGAGGAGCGGCGCCTCTTCTATGTGGCGGTGACCCGGGCCAAGGACGAGCTGGCGCTGACGTACCCGCTGACGACCAACCCCCAGGACGGCACGCGCATCATCGTCCGGCAGTCCCGCTTCATCGAGGAGCTGCCGGTGGGGGACGAGGCCCCCTACGATCGGCTCATCCTGGAGGAGCTGGAGACGCCGGAGCTCCCTCGCCTGGAGGGAGGGAAGCCTCCCAAGCCGGGCCCGGATGCCCTGGACTAG
- a CDS encoding glycosyltransferase family 2 protein has product MAEGLFWCAALLLLHTYFFYPLILCAMDGMAQVFQSIRFMRTGSNRRRERSSGPQPSVSLVVAAYNEASCIQQKLQNSFALKYPEDRFEVLIGSDGSSDGTDELVRQCTDPRVRLSPAPRAGKTTVLNRCIPMAKGDIIVLSDANTMIEPGAVEALVRHFDDPEVGAVCGKLRLYNPTKQDYEESAYWNYESFIKFYEGKRGAVVGANGGLYAIRRTLFTQLPPSTIVDDFVIPLRILENGYKVVYEAGAVAHEETTEDYGKEFGRRARIAAGNFQSLKMVPGLLLPTAGFPAFAFWSHKLLRWCAPALMAVALLANLFLMDSLFYQFTLFFQALFYALAYLGKAGVLKGTGKRIASVAYYFVTMNLAIVVGFWRFLRNAQKAAWDRTARASS; this is encoded by the coding sequence ATGGCGGAAGGTCTTTTCTGGTGTGCCGCCCTGCTGCTGTTGCACACATATTTTTTCTACCCACTCATCCTGTGCGCCATGGATGGGATGGCCCAGGTCTTTCAGTCCATCCGGTTCATGCGGACAGGCTCCAACCGGCGGCGGGAGCGGTCCTCGGGGCCTCAGCCGTCGGTGAGCCTCGTGGTGGCGGCCTACAACGAGGCGAGCTGCATTCAGCAGAAGCTGCAGAACAGCTTCGCGCTGAAGTACCCGGAGGACCGGTTCGAGGTGCTGATCGGCTCGGACGGCTCCTCGGACGGCACGGACGAGCTGGTGCGCCAGTGCACGGATCCGCGCGTGCGGCTGTCACCCGCGCCCCGCGCCGGCAAGACGACGGTGCTCAACCGCTGCATCCCCATGGCCAAGGGGGACATCATCGTCCTGTCGGACGCCAACACGATGATCGAGCCGGGCGCCGTCGAGGCGCTGGTGCGCCACTTCGACGACCCGGAGGTAGGCGCCGTCTGCGGCAAGCTGCGGCTCTACAACCCGACGAAGCAGGACTACGAGGAGAGCGCCTACTGGAACTACGAGTCGTTCATCAAGTTCTACGAGGGCAAGCGCGGCGCGGTGGTGGGGGCCAACGGCGGGCTGTACGCCATCCGCCGGACGCTCTTCACGCAGCTGCCGCCGTCCACCATCGTGGACGACTTCGTCATCCCGCTGCGCATCCTGGAGAACGGCTACAAGGTCGTCTACGAGGCCGGGGCGGTGGCCCACGAGGAGACGACGGAGGACTACGGCAAGGAGTTCGGCCGCCGGGCGCGCATCGCGGCCGGGAACTTCCAGAGCCTGAAGATGGTGCCGGGGCTGCTGCTGCCCACCGCGGGCTTCCCGGCGTTCGCCTTCTGGTCGCACAAGCTCCTGCGCTGGTGCGCGCCGGCGCTGATGGCGGTGGCGCTGCTGGCGAACCTCTTCCTGATGGACAGCCTCTTCTACCAGTTCACGCTCTTCTTCCAGGCGCTGTTCTACGCGCTGGCGTACCTGGGCAAGGCCGGGGTGCTGAAGGGCACGGGCAAGCGCATCGCCTCGGTGGCGTACTACTTCGTGACGATGAACCTGGCCATCGTGGTGGGCTTCTGGCGGTTCCTGCGCAACGCGCAGAAGGCCGCGTGGGATCGCACCGCGCGCGCCTCGTCCTGA